The region CATAATCTTCGTCGTCCGAGGTGTCAAGAGATGGGGATTCATTTCCTGATAGAGATTGTGGAGGGGAAGGGTTTCGTAAGCGACGGCGCTGATGCTCCAAGATACACGGTCCCAAGGCTAAGGTGGGGTTGTCGGTTTCATGATAGGAGCGTCGACGAGGTTGAGGGACAGAGGTTTCGGCTATTACGAAGTCCTTTGAGTTACAACCTGCTACTCCTCCTTTGACCAAGATATCAGCAACTTTCTTCATAAATTCTGCTGAGGCTTCAGCCTGCTTCTTCACTGTCTTTTTAAGCTCTTTATACTTGGTCTTGAGCTTGTATATCGTCCTATCTTGGGATTTGTTCCAGCGCTGAAGTTTCCCAATATACTCATGGGCGTCTCGCAAGGGACCtttctgcagagcacttgtatgCGGCTGGAAGTAGTAACGAGCAGGTCCAAATACTGTTTCCTCACTAGCTTCAGGTGGGGCAGATGTAGAAGCTGATGTTGAGACAAATTCAGATGCAGCGGCAAAAGATCTCTTTGTTGCCCTCTTCCTTCTGTCAATCACCGGATCAAGTGGGCCATGCGGACCGAGGAGTAGGTCTAGTGGAACCCGGAAAAGGAGACTGTTCTTGGTTCTAGTCATAGCAATTTGCGGGCTCGGTAGGAGTAGTTCCGCAGGGCCAGTGGTGTGGGTGTAGGAGTAGACATGCTTTCCTTCATACATCCCTGAAAGGTACAGAGTCCTTTTCATGTAAGGTCCATCCATGAAGTGTGGTCCTAGAGCATCATTTCCAAGAGTTACTCCTTTGGCAATCAGTAGAGGTGTGATAAATCCACCAAAGAAGAACTGGGGAGTCTTATCAACATTGGTCCAAGCCCACCCTTGAAAGTACAAAAGTCTTCTTACAAAGAGTCCAACCATCCCAAAATGGTGAAAAGGATTCTCTGCACGTTTAGTGATTTCCCTAAGCCCAACTTCTTTGAGGGGAATGATTCCACGTCCAATGAGTGTTAACTCTTCCTCTAAAACATTGCCTGATTCCCTGCGGGCGTAGAGAGTATTAGCCAGAATGCGATGCACATATCTGATCACAGGATTCCTGATGGCTGTGTTCTTGTTATAAGCCGGATGGTGGACCTCTTTCCCGGCGATAAGAGGCCATACATGCTCAGGGATTTTCCAACTGGACTTAGGTAGGTGACTGTGAATGTTGTCCTCGAACTTCATTGCATCAGCTATCTCACGAAAGGTCATCCTATAAGCCTTGCCCTTTATTCTGAATCTGATGAATCCCCATCCATCCGTCTCAACGTAGTTTCCGCAATGAAATTCTGCTTCTAGAGAGGCAAAGAAGTGACAAGATGCTTCTTGATAGACAGGTTGAGCTTCCATTGTCAAGAGCGATTGTAACCCCATATTGTTCAATATTGCATAGACATCATCATACAGCTCTGTCTCTCGCAGAAAGTCAGCATCAGGGAATCTTGTTGGCACCCAAACAGAGTTGGGGAGGTGATTGAGCAGCTGAGAGGTTGGTGGAATCACTGATCTATCTCGCTCTATTACCGTCTCAtttgtcttcttcttgcttcttgACCTCCTCATCCTCTTCAAAGGAATCTCTTCCTCACTCTCTGattctctaatctctttggATGCCATTGCTTTTGGAGGCCATGGTTTAGTAATTTCTGAATCACGACCCTCAAGCTTTTTGGTTGGTGCTTTGCCTTTGGTCTTTGATCTGCTATCTGACTTAGTCATAGTACCTGAAAATAAGATACTTGAAAAGGCATGAGAATTTGAATTCACCAAGATATGAAAGTTCCATTCACAAACAATTGCATCCCATTGAGATAAAGAAGGCAAAATAAGATTAATATTAGATGCAACCTTCAACTAAACTCAAACTTCTATCGAGAAGTGTTTTGGCCAAATTTGTGGAGCAATTTAGTTCCGGACGAAGTAATCACTTAATATCAGTCTAATATTACCTATTTGCAACTAACCAACTCATAATCAACTTATGTCCCAATGAATTTCGAAATCCCCAAAATCACCAAGAACCCTAGATTTCAAAATCTCAGTTAAAGATAATCtagcaagtttttttttatcaacccaaCTCGTTAACAAGCCTATATATGATTAAGATACAAGTTTCCATCCAGAAATCGATAATGCATCATCGTTTAAAAACTTGGAAATTTATACCTAAGATGATTCAAGGCGAAATTTTCATACCTTAGCTTGTTTGTATGCAAATTGAATAGAGAAATCGAAACTATGGACGATTTCGTGGAGATAGGGAGTTGAACCACCGAATTTGGTTGAGAATTGAGGATTTGGTGGGATTGTGGGATGATGAGAGGGGTTTGTGAGAGATGATGTTTGTGAGAGGGAAGAAGTCGCGAGAGAGAGATGAGGTTGTGTGTGGATCGGTTCGAGATAAATTAACGGTTGGTTTACTCAAATCGAACCGAGGTTTCAAGTTAGAAGACGTACCTGGGCTCGGTAGCGGTCTTGAAAGGTCGCCAGGATAAACCGCTACCAAAGTAGCGACCCCGGGTGACCGCTACGGGAGACCGTTGCGGGTGGCGTTCGAATCGTAGCGACTCTATGTGACCGCTACGGGAGACCGTTGCGGGTCGCGTAAGAACCGTAGCGACCTATATAGGTCGCTATAACTAAGCCGCTACGACACTTGGCCCTTGTGAATGATTTGAAAACGTAGCGACCCCGTGTGACCGCTACGGGAGACCGTTGCGGGTGGCGTTCGAATCGTAGCGACCTATATAGGTCGCTATAACGAAGCCGCTACGCCTTTTGCATTAATTTCCGTCTTTGAAATCCTTGGCGCATAGCGACCACATGATGCCGC is a window of Brassica oleracea var. oleracea cultivar TO1000 unplaced genomic scaffold, BOL UnpScaffold01662, whole genome shotgun sequence DNA encoding:
- the LOC106321442 gene encoding uncharacterized protein LOC106321442, which translates into the protein MTKSDSRSKTKGKAPTKKLEGRDSEITKPWPPKAMASKEIRESESEEEIPLKRMRRSRSKKKTNETVIERDRSVIPPTSQLLNHLPNSVWVPTRFPDADFLRETELYDDVYAILNNMGLQSLLTMEAQPVYQEASCHFFASLEAEFHCGNYVETDGWGFIRFRIKGKAYRMTFREIADAMKFEDNIHSHLPKSSWKIPEHVWPLIAGKEVHHPAYNKNTAIRNPVIRYVHRILANTLYARRESGNVLEEELTLIGRGIIPLKEVGLREITKRAENPFHHFGMVGLFVRRLLYFQGWAWTNVDKTPQFFFGGFITPLLIAKGVTLGNDALGPHFMDGPYMKRTLYLSGMYEGKHVYSYTHTTGPAELLLPSPQIAMTRTKNSLLFRVPLDLLLGPHGPLDPVIDRRKRATKRSFAAASEFVSTSASTSAPPEASEETVFGPARYYFQPHTSALQKGPLRDAHEYIGKLQRWNKSQDRTIYKLKTKYKELKKTVKKQAEASAEFMKKVADILVKGGVAGCNSKDFVIAETSVPQPRRRSYHETDNPTLALGPCILEHQRRRLRNPSPPQSLSGNESPSLDTSDDEDYEEMGTTRIEEEGDEDVDEGDDHFWEGDQDGGDDDAAASD